A genomic region of Saccopteryx bilineata isolate mSacBil1 chromosome 1, mSacBil1_pri_phased_curated, whole genome shotgun sequence contains the following coding sequences:
- the ASCL3 gene encoding achaete-scute homolog 3 codes for MMDNRRYANLPEKLPVFSDSAHLPLTRSFYLDPMVTFHLYPEAPLPSPHSEDLPLLPFSSESLIMESYSEPCPFFPVPYPNYRRCEYSYGPAFIRKRNERERQRVKCVNEGYAQLQHHLPEEYLEKRLSKVETLRAAIKYINYLQSLLYPDKAETKNSPGKGSAIIATASGHTDPIFRII; via the coding sequence ATGATGGACAATAGAAGGTATGCTAATCTGCCAGAAAAACTGCCTGTCTTCTCTGATTCTGCCCACTTGCCACTGACCAGGTCCTTCTATCTGGACCCCATGGTCACTTTCCACTTGTACCCTGAGGCCCCCCTGCCATCCCCTCACTCTGAAGACCTGCCGTTGCTGCCCTTTTCCAGTGAGTCTCTGATCATGGAAAGTTACAGCGAACCCTGCCCCTTCTTCCCAGTGCCTTATCCAAATTACAGAAGGTGTGAATACTCCTACGGTCCTGCCTTTATCCGGAAAAGGAATGAACGGGAAAGGCAGCGGGTGAAATGTGTCAACGAAGGCTATGCCCAGCTCCAACATCATCTGCCAGAGGAGTACTTGGAGAAACgactcagcaaagtggaaaccCTCAGAGCTGCAATCAAGTACATTAATTACCTGCAGTCTCTTCTCTACCCTGATAAGGCTGAGACCAAGAACAGTCCTGGGAAAGGTTCCGCCATAATAGCCACTGCCAGTGGCCACACTGACCCAATTTTTAGAATCATTTGA